Proteins encoded in a region of the Agromyces protaetiae genome:
- a CDS encoding serine/threonine-protein kinase — protein sequence MRRAASDPPELPGYRYVSLLGSGGFADVFLYEQRLPRRQVAVKVLLADDLTRDTRAQFVAEANLMAQLSAHPYIVTIFHADVAEDGRPYFVMEYCSGPNLAAQAKRSPLGVEDALRIGIRIAGAVATAHGAGILHRDIKPANVLTNDYGWPALSDFGISSTLEGDLPVHTMTAGEAAATGGGQSAIGMSVPWSAPELFDDDPSADTRSDVFSLAATVHTLLAGRSPFEIPGRSNGSLDLIGRIERGAITAIGRADVPRSLQEVLRTGMAVRPADRYQSAVEFARALQRIELELGYSATSIEVPNLAPEPGAPEREADSSEDADETRARSVRTVHAQPGDDETRARAPQRIEAQGPAPIDAVDDRTVVRSAAPAAQAVPGRPEPDEHTVLRSGPRTGSVAGPGAASSPGHATATTPATSAKKSRVGVVVASIAGAVVVAAVGIAIAVAVTAPPRTTEAEPTQRATGEDAVVAATVPQPSVAPGVPSADGSSVSFAVTHEPAEEGDRYRWQRADGSGETAVADSGQIVVAPVSPGQTVCIDVQVQRGSKTSETSRGCTP from the coding sequence ATGCGGCGCGCGGCGTCCGATCCGCCCGAGCTGCCCGGATACCGGTACGTGAGCCTGCTCGGCTCGGGCGGGTTCGCGGACGTGTTCCTCTACGAGCAGCGACTCCCGCGCCGCCAGGTCGCCGTCAAGGTCCTGCTCGCCGACGACCTCACCCGCGACACGCGTGCCCAGTTCGTCGCCGAGGCGAACCTCATGGCGCAGCTCTCCGCGCACCCCTACATCGTCACGATCTTCCACGCCGACGTCGCCGAAGACGGACGCCCCTACTTCGTCATGGAGTACTGCTCGGGTCCGAACCTCGCGGCGCAGGCGAAGCGGTCCCCGCTCGGCGTCGAGGATGCGCTGCGGATCGGCATCCGCATCGCGGGCGCGGTCGCGACCGCGCACGGCGCGGGCATCCTGCACCGCGACATCAAGCCCGCCAACGTGCTCACCAACGACTACGGCTGGCCGGCGCTCAGCGACTTCGGCATCTCCTCGACGCTCGAGGGCGACCTGCCGGTGCACACCATGACCGCGGGCGAGGCGGCCGCGACCGGTGGCGGACAATCCGCGATCGGCATGAGCGTGCCCTGGTCGGCGCCCGAGCTCTTCGACGACGATCCGAGCGCCGACACGCGCAGCGACGTGTTCTCGCTCGCGGCGACCGTGCACACGCTGCTCGCCGGCCGATCGCCGTTCGAGATCCCGGGGCGGTCGAACGGCTCGCTCGACCTGATCGGCCGCATCGAGCGCGGCGCGATCACGGCCATCGGCCGTGCCGACGTCCCGCGGAGCCTGCAGGAGGTGCTGCGCACCGGCATGGCCGTCCGGCCGGCCGACCGCTACCAGAGCGCCGTGGAGTTCGCGCGCGCCCTGCAGCGGATCGAGCTCGAACTGGGCTACTCGGCCACGTCCATCGAGGTGCCGAACCTGGCGCCCGAGCCGGGCGCCCCCGAGCGCGAGGCTGACTCGTCCGAGGATGCCGATGAGACCCGCGCGCGGTCGGTGCGGACCGTCCACGCGCAGCCCGGCGACGACGAGACGCGTGCACGCGCCCCGCAGCGGATCGAGGCGCAGGGCCCGGCGCCCATCGACGCGGTCGACGACCGGACGGTCGTCCGCTCGGCCGCGCCGGCGGCGCAGGCCGTACCGGGCCGGCCGGAGCCCGACGAGCACACGGTCCTGCGGTCGGGGCCGCGAACCGGCTCGGTCGCCGGGCCGGGTGCGGCCTCGAGTCCTGGGCACGCCACGGCCACCACCCCCGCGACCAGCGCGAAGAAGTCCCGTGTGGGCGTCGTCGTCGCGAGCATCGCGGGCGCGGTCGTCGTGGCCGCGGTCGGCATCGCGATCGCGGTGGCGGTGACCGCCCCGCCGCGCACGACCGAGGCCGAGCCGACGCAGCGCGCGACCGGCGAGGACGCTGTCGTCGCGGCGACCGTGCCGCAGCCCTCCGTCGCACCGGGCGTGCCCTCGGCCGACGGGTCGAGCGTGAGCTTCGCGGTCACGCACGAGCCGGCCGAGGAGGGCGATCGCTATCGTTGGCAGCGCGCCGACGGTTCGGGTGAGACCGCGGTCGCCGACTCCGGCCAGATCGTCGTCGCGCCGGTGTCGCCCGGGCAGACCGTGTGCATCGACGTGCAGGTGCAGCGCGGCAGCAAGACGTCGGAGACCAGCAGGGGGTGCACACCGTGA
- a CDS encoding FHA domain-containing protein — translation MTAYVLDSQDRWVALVRGAAVLMLPRTANDLPELWEALTAADQVGAVLGRLTRDGLADVPPFAMVAGADRRRVIVRGGFRVVAAGEEITASGVSTWVERIVAADAPYEVIAPFAPVADDLDAWPVDDGMVPASIVRSDELPVHPAAAAPSLEAAGAPADPPAPADPPAPAKASVEAPAAPAAPPPAPVTAETAVVAEETMVPLADDAVDDATIVVAKPPTSPKPAKPPAPSTSATVADADPAGDHDGLTIAVTALQELRGRAKRSASGEASDTGTTGDADAPAGLPAVTLRLPGGSDEPLTGEIVLGRSPSVSRASGTSLPRLVTIGAGDPDISRSHVRIGIEGGTVVVTDLHSRNGTSILQPGRAPVKLRAGEPTPVLVGTVVDLGGGCEVAVVAG, via the coding sequence ATGACCGCATACGTACTCGACAGCCAGGATCGCTGGGTCGCACTCGTGCGCGGGGCGGCGGTGCTCATGCTGCCGCGCACCGCGAACGACCTGCCGGAGCTCTGGGAGGCGCTCACCGCGGCCGACCAGGTCGGCGCCGTGCTGGGTCGTCTCACCCGCGACGGGCTCGCCGATGTGCCGCCGTTCGCAATGGTCGCGGGCGCCGATCGCCGCCGCGTGATCGTGCGCGGCGGGTTCCGGGTCGTCGCGGCCGGGGAAGAGATCACGGCCTCGGGCGTCTCGACGTGGGTCGAGCGGATCGTCGCCGCCGATGCACCGTACGAGGTGATCGCGCCGTTCGCGCCGGTCGCCGACGACCTCGACGCATGGCCCGTCGACGACGGCATGGTTCCTGCCTCGATCGTGCGCTCCGACGAGCTGCCGGTCCACCCGGCGGCGGCGGCGCCCTCCCTCGAGGCCGCCGGCGCGCCGGCCGATCCTCCGGCGCCCGCCGATCCTCCGGCGCCCGCCAAGGCATCCGTCGAGGCACCGGCCGCGCCGGCCGCGCCGCCGCCCGCACCGGTGACGGCCGAGACCGCGGTCGTGGCCGAGGAGACCATGGTGCCGCTGGCGGACGACGCGGTCGACGACGCGACGATCGTCGTCGCGAAGCCACCCACGTCGCCGAAGCCCGCGAAGCCTCCGGCGCCTTCGACATCGGCGACGGTGGCCGATGCGGACCCGGCCGGCGATCACGACGGGCTCACGATCGCGGTCACCGCGCTGCAGGAGCTCCGCGGCCGGGCGAAGCGGTCGGCCTCGGGCGAGGCATCCGACACCGGCACGACGGGCGACGCCGACGCGCCCGCCGGCCTCCCGGCGGTGACGCTCCGTCTGCCCGGCGGCAGCGACGAGCCGCTGACCGGCGAGATCGTCCTCGGACGGTCGCCGAGCGTGAGCCGAGCGAGCGGGACCTCGCTGCCGCGGCTGGTGACCATCGGTGCGGGGGACCCCGACATCTCACGCAGTCACGTGCGGATCGGCATCGAGGGTGGCACCGTCGTGGTCACGGACCTGCATTCGCGCAACGGCACGAGCATCCTGCAGCCCGGCCGGGCACCGGTCAAACTCCGGGCCGGCGAGCCGACCCCGGTGCTCGTCGGAACCGTCGTCGATCTCGGCGGCGGGTGCGAAGTCGCCGTGGTGGCCGGCTGA